The proteins below come from a single Cannabis sativa cultivar Pink pepper isolate KNU-18-1 chromosome 3, ASM2916894v1, whole genome shotgun sequence genomic window:
- the LOC133035667 gene encoding uncharacterized protein LOC133035667: protein MICRFLTRASQLFGRKKREVSDVVARQAKEIEQLKVEVQSLKQQRNAAEQEEEGEVAGEAYVPQPYAPQDEVQPQIYAEEFISLNDQGILYNFDDHAALNQQVHLCSDNIDNIVARGYLYEHVGKIKVHCQDYDDSHARIMVSEILQEDAEIPVPIEEFRYVRDVYQMFLPWPKHLILTTEGPLAQPPSRRDASKGKAPMLSPQSRGAREDELFTEEKMALIPNSLKWMIHEFLRLKDKRDIITISVPRGFIAPRTQIILSGEDLQQVATCNYIGNQGMLFGMMHIWESINGLRKIFKFYDPELLTVHGISDEEQSQSFDDAARRLANWLSLMNSNHQMFFIPWNIGMHWTLVVVAPKKIIHLNPLKGRPIPEEIEQMIGRAFMYIGDAHQYLGPWQGISQANCPRQPKSQECGFYVLKYITDIVARANPNRYIEDQKAFGGKKQYDPKTEILPLQRKWIEQLMAVIHGDD from the exons atgatttgtaggttcctgaccagggcatctcaactgttcggcaggaagaaaagggaagtgtctgatgttgtggctcggcaagcgaaggagattgaacaattaaaagttgaagtccaatcccttaagcaacagaggaacgctgccgaacaagaggaagaaggagaggtggctggtgaggcgtatgttccacaaccatacgctcctcaggatgaggtacaaccacaaatttatgctgaagagttcatttccctcaacgaccaaggtatcctatacaattttgatgaccatgcggcccttaatcagcaagtacatctctgctctgacaacatcgacaatattgtggcccgagggtatttgtacgagcatgtgggtaagatcaaagttcactgccaggattacgatgattcacatgctcggatcatggtttcggaaatcctgcaagaggacgctgaaatcccagtcccaattgaagagttcagatatgttagggacgtgtaccagatgttccttccttggcctaaacacttaattttaacaaccgag ggtccactcgctcaaccgccctcaagacgtgatgcgtcaaaggggaaagctccgatgctttctccacaaagtcgtggtgcacgggaagatgagttgttcacggaagagaagatggcgttgatccctaattcgctaaaatggatgattcatgaattcctaaggctcaaagataaacgtgatataatcacaatttctgtcccccgaggattcattgcaccgcgtacccagatcattttatctggagaggatttgcagcaggttgctacgtgtaactacatcggcaaccagggaatgctgtttggaatgat gcacatatgggagagcatcaacggtctgagaaaaattttcaagttttacgacccagagcttctcacgGTGCATGGGATCAGCGATGAAGAacagagtcagtcttttgacgatgcggcaagacgattggctaattggttatcattaatgaacagcaaccaccaaatgttctttattccttggaatatcgg gatgcattggacgctagtggtggttgcgccaaagaaaattatccatttaaaccctctaaaaggccgcccaattcccgaagaaatagaacaaatgatcggaag ggcattcatgtatataggggacgcacatcagtatcttggcccgtggcaaggaatttcacaagcaaactgtccaagacaacctaaaagccaagaatgcggtttttatgttttgaaatatatcactgacatcgtcgcacgtgccaaccccaaccgttacatagaagatcaaaaagct tttgggggtaagaagcaatacgatccaaaaacagaaattttaccactacagcgaaagtggatcgaacaattgatggcggtgattcacggtgacgattga
- the LOC115709156 gene encoding uncharacterized protein LOC115709156: MWFHNLAYPNCFLTNSHIDIIFYYLRKKIMYSAEPKIKVTTTDCLFCSSITTLYERFVEKNNDISVLSLSHNVAQYIQGGKILCATPWHLVDHVVMPINVKLQDHWICGRLNIVDRRIYLYNSWRSGRYMTAAKEACKPFSVILPYYFSMLDFKGLRNETKFSTMEPFPIVAVDGLPEQVTADCGVFVASFAEYFIDGKPIPSSDFDVEIHRDRLAALFYQYGMKKQTENIESESEAPPSLPKK; this comes from the exons ATGTGGTTTCACAACCTTGCCTACCCTAATTGTTTCCTTACCAATTct CACATTGACATCATTTTCTATTATCTTCGTAAGAAAATAATGTACTCAGCCGAGCCGAAAATCAAAGTCACCACAACTGATTGCCTCTTTTGTTCTAGCATAACAACTTTGTATGAGAGGTTTGTTGAGAAAAACAACGATATATCAGTGTTGTCTCTTTCTCACAATGTGGCCCAGTACATTCAAGGTGGTAAGATATTATGTGCCACTCCTTGGCATTTGGTTGATCATGTTGTTATGCCTATCAATGTAAAATTACAGGATCATTGGATTTGTGGTCGTCTTAACATAGTTGACAGGCGCATATATCTGTACAATTCATGGCGTTCTGGGAGGTATATGACTGCTGCCAAAGAGGCTTGCAAGCCTTTCTCTGTTATTTTACCATATTACTTCTCTATGTTAGACTTCAAAGGCCTTCGCAACGAAACTAAGTTTAGCACTATGGAACCGTTCCCTATTGTTGCTGTTGATGGTTTACCCGAGCAGGTCACAGC tgaTTGTGGTGTTTTTGTTGCATCATTTGCTGAGTATTTCATTGATGGCAAACCCATCCCATCCTCTGATTTTGATGTGGAAATTCACCGCGATCGTTTGGCTGCGTTATTTTATCAATATGGGATGAAGAAGCAAACTGAGAACATTGAAAGTGAATCCGAGGCCCCTCCCAGCCTTCCCAAGAAGTGA
- the LOC115710830 gene encoding uncharacterized protein LOC115710830 gives MTSNISESLNAANLAARELPITTLLECLRALVQQWTHTNRTKAHNTFTKLSPTGEDILLKNYTYSLNLEVKATTDYLFEVTRMKESWEVDLEKRTCTCNRFQIDEMPCGHAVAVMREMNMDPYTYCSDYYTKKNWLATYSGTVYPIGHQSEWEVPEEVKNIIVLPPHERVKSGRPKILRRKAGWEKDQHNKCSKCGELGHNKRTCSRRRRRE, from the exons ATGACCTCAAACATATCAGAATCACTGAACGCTGCAAATTTGGCAGCAAGGGAGCTACCAATTACAACGCTGCTAGAATGCTTGAGAGCATTGGTGCAACAATGGACGCATACTAATAGGACAAAAGCACACAACACCTTCACTAAGCTATCACCAACTGGAGAAGACATACTGTTGAAAAATTACACATACTCATTGAATCTGgag gTTAAAGCAACAACAGATTACTTGTTTGAGGTAACAAGAATGAAAGAATCGTGGGAAGTAGACCTAGAAAAAAGAACATGCACGTGCAACAGGTTCCAAATAGATGAAATGCCATGCGGGCACGCAGTGGCCGTGATGAGGGAGATGAACATGGACCCGTACACCTACTGTTCAGAttactacacaaaaaaaaattggctgGCAACTTATTCAGGGACAGTTTACCCAATAGGACACCAAAGTGAATGGGAGGTACCGGAAGAAGTGAAAAATATTATAGTCTTGCCTCCACATGAAAGAGTAAAATCAGGAAGACCAAAAATATTAAGAAGGAAGGCTGGATGGGAAAAGGATCAACACAACAAGTGCAGCAAATGTGGTGAACTGGggcataacaaaagaacatgcAGCAGAAGACGTAGAAgggaataa
- the LOC133035967 gene encoding uncharacterized protein LOC133035967 — protein sequence MERLPVLIKSNGQWNEDHNYVNYVASGEFIPTKCKYEELLQILVTSLGCENTSTTLQIQYQAKEGIPPIKICNDRSLYFYLELKMKETDFTTYPLCVNQQNNNTTPAATPNSISTTTLNEYNVAMIENNTTTLENNITTTESYTTGQQTEEGEKSETIEDEEDKFDIIDYANLVAEEMVEQLENTSKKLDPEIDINNAKLITDKQHPEVEKGQAYKDKETLKNVLSYYAIKNNFQYKVWKSCSQEYSLKCVYESCNWSLRASRNGPTNTFIIRRFSNMHTCPINIRHEDQRQATSKLIGECIKPKFLNIKTKATAMDIKGELKYRFGIKMNYMKAWRSKEHAVNDLRGNASDSYSLIPSFLHMVEKTNPGSFVDLKTAEDNSLLFVFMALDASIKGWGACRPIVVVDGTFLKAAYGGTLLCACTQDAADHIFPLAFCVADSENDQSWKWFFKKFKEAYGVREHQCLISDRNESLIKAVREIYPEIAHDSLRLPHFEQP from the exons ATGGAACGTCTACCAGTACTCATCaagagcaatggacaatggAATGAAGATCACAATTATGTGAACTATGTGGCTAGTGGAGAATTCATACCAACAAAATGCAAGTACGAAGAGCTACTGCAAATACTGGTTACTTCATTGGGGTGCGAAAACACCAGCACAACACTACAAATACAGTACCAAGCTAAAGAAGGAATACCACCGATCAAAATATGCAACGATCGAAGCCTCTACTTTTACTTGGAATTGAAAATGAAGGAAACAGATTTCACGACATATCCACTATGTGTCAACCAGCAAAACAACAACACAACACCTGCTGCAACACCAAATTCGATATCCACAACAACACTGAATGAATATAATGTGGCAATGAtcgaaaacaacacaacaacgcttgaaaacaacataacaacAACAGAATCATACACAACGGGACAGcaaacagaagaaggggaaaAGTCAGAAACAATAGAAGATGAGGAGGACAAATTCGACATAATTGACTATGCAAATCTGGTTGCTGAAGAAATGGTAGAACAACttgaaaacaccagtaaaaaacTGGATCCAGAAATCGACATCAACAATGCAAAGTTAATAACAGACAAGCAACACCCCGAAGTGGAAAAAGGACAggcatacaaagacaaagaaactcTAAAAAATGTCCTCAGCTACTACGCAATCAAAAACAACTTTCAGTACAAAGTGTGGAAGTCCTGCTCTCAAGAGTACAGTCTGAAATGTGTTTACGAAAGCTGCAATTGGTCACTAAGAGCATCGAGAAATGGCCCAACAAACACATTCATAATCAGGAG GTTCTCAAATATGCACACATGCCCCATAAATATTAGGCATGAAGACCAAAGGCAAGCAACATCGAAACTGATAGGGGAATGCATAAAACCGAAGTTCTTGAACATAAAGACCAAGGCAACAGCGATGGACATAAAAGGGGAGTTGAAATACAGATTTGGCATCAAAATGAACTATATGAAAGCTTGGAGAAGTAAGGAACATGCAGTAAACGACTTGAGAGGTAATGCTAGTGACTCGTACAGCCTAATACCGAGTTTCTTACACATGGTGGAAAAAACAAACCCTGGATCATTTGTCGATCTGAAAACAGCAGAAGACAACAGCTTGCTCTTTGTTTTCATGGCGTTGGATGCATCCATAAAAGGGTGGGGAGCATGCAGACCAATAGTTGTTGTGGACGGAACGTTCCTCAAAGCAGCTTATGGGGGAACTTTGTTGTGCGCATGCACACAAGATGCAGCAGATCATATTTTTCCACTAGCGTTTTGTGTTGCAGATTCTGAGAATGACCAATCTTGGAAATGgttcttcaaaaaatttaaagaagcgTATGGTGTACGGGAACACCAATGCCTAATTTCAGACAGAAATGAAAGCCTCATCAAAGCAGTGAGAGAAATCTATCCAGAAATTGCACACGATTCTTTGCGGTTACCACATTTTGAGCAACCTTAA